The Trichoplusia ni isolate ovarian cell line Hi5 chromosome 17, tn1, whole genome shotgun sequence genome includes a region encoding these proteins:
- the LOC113502612 gene encoding GPN-loop GTPase 2, producing the protein MDTISIISNAKRFKSIDKYYGQLVLGPPGAGKTTYSYQMSKLLKKLGRQVIVVNLDPANDTMSYKPDIDIRQLIVLEEVMDQYNLGPNGALLYCMEYLEENIDWLLSQIKGENYTNFIFDLPGQVELYCHHRSLSNIFSKLTNHGNIQLSVVHLVDSHHCSDAGKFIAALMLSLNAMLKIGLPHINLLTKADLLKKHMDKLQFGIDFYTEVLDLNYLLECLDTDTFTNKHKKLNRAFVSIIEDYSLVTFQLVNLCKEESLLSVSKSVDKSCGYVFKAKEGRHINSMLACAMGVSEPVDIDNL; encoded by the coding sequence ATGGATACCATCTCTATCATTTCTAATGCAAAACGATTTAAATCTATAGATAAGTACTATGGTCAACTGGTTTTGGGTCCTCCTGGAGCAGGAAAGACTACATACTCTTATCAAATgtctaaacttttaaaaaagttAGGAAGACAAGTCATTGTGGTTAATTTAGATCCTGCTAACGACACCATGTCCTATAAACCAGATATTGATATAAGGCAATTAATTGTACTAGAAGAAGTTATGGATCAGTACAATCTTGGTCCCAATGGAGCTCTATTATATTGTATGGagtatttagaagaaaatattgatTGGCTTCTAAGTCAAATAAAAGGCGAAAATTACACTAACTTTATATTTGATTTGCCTGGACAAGTAGAATTGTACTGTCACCACAGGAGTTTGAGCAACATTTTTTCTAAGCTGACAAATCATGGCAACATACAGTTAAGTGTAGTGCATTTAGTAGACTCACATCATTGTTCCGATGCTGGAAAATTTATAGCAGCTTTAATGCTCTCATTGAATGCCATGTTAAAAATTGGATTGCCTCATATAAACTTACTGACAAAAGCTGATTTATTGAAAAAGCATATGGATAAATTACAGTTTGGAATAGATTTTTACACAGAAGTCctcgatttaaattatttacttgaatGTCTTGACACTGACACTTTTactaacaaacataaaaaattaaatagggCATTTGTGTCTATAATCGAGGATTATAGTTTGGTAACGTTCCAGCTGGTTAATTTATGTAAAGAAGAAAGTTTATTAAGTGTTAGCAAATCAGTGGACAAATCTTGTGGATATGTATTTAAGGCTAAAGAAGGCCGCCATATAAATAGTATGTTAGCTTGTGCTATGGGTGTTAGTGAACCAGTTGACATTGATAAtctttaa